The following proteins are co-located in the Pyrococcus abyssi GE5 genome:
- the thsB gene encoding thermosome subunit beta: MAQLAGQPILILPEGTQRYVGRDAQRMNILAARIIAETVRTTLGPKGMDKMLVDSLGDIVITNDGATILDEMDIQHPAAKMMVEVAKTQDKEAGDGTTTAVVIAGELLKKAEELLDQNIHPSIVIKGYMLAAEKAQEILDSIAKEVKPDDEEVLLKAAMTAITGKAAEEEREYLAKLAVEAVKLVAEEKDGKFKVDIDNIKFEKKEGGAVSDTKLIRGVVIDKEVVHPGMPKRVEKAKIALINDALEVKETETDAEIRITSPEQLQAFLEQEEKMLKEMVDKIKEVGANVVFVQKGIDDLAQHYLAKYGILAVRRVKKSDMEKLAKATGAKIVTNIRDLTPEDLGEAELVEERKVAGENMIFVEGCKNPKAVTILIRGGTEHVVDEVERALEDAVKVVKDILEDGKIIAGGGAAEIELSIKLDEYAKEVGGKEQLAIEAFAEALKVIPRTLAENAGLDPIETLVKVIAAHKEKGPTIGIDVYEGEPADMMERGVIEPVRVKKQAIKSASEAAIMILRIDDVIAAQKLEKEKEGEKGGGGSEDFSSSSDLD; the protein is encoded by the coding sequence ATGGCCCAGTTAGCTGGTCAACCAATCCTAATTCTACCCGAAGGAACTCAGAGATATGTTGGTAGAGATGCCCAGAGGATGAACATTCTCGCCGCAAGGATAATAGCAGAGACGGTTAGGACGACCCTAGGTCCAAAGGGTATGGACAAGATGCTCGTTGACAGCCTTGGTGACATAGTAATCACGAACGATGGTGCAACGATCCTCGACGAGATGGACATCCAGCACCCAGCCGCTAAGATGATGGTTGAGGTTGCCAAGACCCAGGACAAGGAGGCCGGTGATGGAACGACAACTGCAGTTGTCATCGCCGGTGAGCTTCTCAAGAAGGCTGAAGAATTGCTCGACCAGAACATCCACCCAAGCATAGTCATCAAGGGTTACATGTTGGCTGCAGAGAAGGCCCAGGAGATCCTCGACAGCATAGCCAAGGAAGTCAAACCAGATGACGAGGAGGTTCTCCTCAAGGCTGCAATGACCGCAATAACCGGTAAGGCCGCAGAGGAGGAGAGAGAATACTTAGCTAAGTTAGCTGTTGAGGCCGTTAAGCTCGTTGCAGAGGAGAAGGACGGTAAGTTCAAGGTTGACATCGACAACATCAAGTTCGAGAAGAAGGAAGGTGGAGCAGTTAGCGACACCAAGCTCATCAGGGGTGTAGTTATCGACAAGGAAGTCGTTCACCCAGGAATGCCTAAGAGGGTTGAGAAGGCTAAGATAGCCCTAATTAACGATGCACTAGAGGTTAAGGAGACCGAGACCGATGCTGAGATAAGGATCACCAGCCCAGAGCAGCTACAGGCCTTCCTCGAGCAGGAGGAGAAGATGCTCAAGGAAATGGTCGACAAGATCAAGGAGGTTGGAGCTAACGTAGTCTTCGTCCAGAAGGGTATCGATGACCTTGCACAGCACTACTTAGCCAAGTACGGAATCCTAGCGGTAAGGAGAGTCAAGAAGAGCGACATGGAGAAGCTCGCAAAGGCTACTGGAGCTAAGATCGTTACCAACATAAGGGACCTAACCCCAGAGGACCTCGGTGAGGCCGAGCTCGTCGAGGAGAGGAAGGTAGCTGGAGAGAACATGATCTTCGTCGAGGGCTGCAAGAACCCCAAGGCCGTAACGATCCTCATCAGAGGTGGAACCGAGCACGTAGTTGACGAGGTAGAGAGGGCCCTCGAGGATGCCGTCAAGGTAGTCAAGGACATCCTTGAGGATGGAAAGATCATCGCTGGCGGTGGAGCCGCTGAGATCGAGCTAAGCATCAAGCTCGACGAGTACGCTAAGGAAGTCGGTGGTAAGGAGCAGTTAGCAATTGAGGCCTTCGCAGAGGCCCTCAAGGTCATACCAAGGACCTTGGCAGAGAACGCTGGACTAGACCCAATTGAGACCCTAGTTAAGGTCATAGCCGCCCACAAGGAGAAGGGACCAACCATCGGAATTGACGTCTACGAGGGCGAGCCAGCCGACATGATGGAGAGGGGAGTCATTGAGCCAGTAAGGGTTAAGAAGCAGGCCATCAAGAGCGCCAGCGAGGCAGCTATAATGATCCTAAGAATTGACGATGTCATCGCAGCACAGAAGCTTGAGAAGGAGAAGGAAGGAGAGAAGGGCGGAGGAGGAAGCGAGGACTTCAGCAGCAGTAGCGACCTAGACTGA
- a CDS encoding metallophosphoesterase family protein, with protein sequence MDILVIGDLHGVSIKIDVLKIPDIAIQLGDLSNYGEPDIIENLISELVTQLDPVPLLVIPGNHDIYGLNDIFAAFQRFNKLVKRAGAIPLMEGPLILEEIGIVGVPGWYDYSLAPGYLNMTKDEYEIKAFGFRRLEDADYIKSSLSDEELVRWNLNLLEKFISEIRESVNDVILALHFAPFKDSLKYTGNPEIDYFSAYMGSQRFGEFALRHNIGLIVHGHTHRSIEYYIGKTKVVSVGLRETELISL encoded by the coding sequence ATGGATATACTGGTTATAGGAGACCTCCACGGGGTGAGTATTAAGATAGATGTTCTCAAAATACCCGACATAGCCATTCAACTTGGTGATTTATCGAACTATGGGGAACCTGATATTATTGAGAATTTAATTTCAGAATTGGTTACACAGCTTGACCCTGTTCCCCTGCTGGTTATTCCAGGAAACCACGACATTTACGGCTTAAATGACATCTTTGCAGCATTTCAGAGATTCAACAAGCTAGTAAAAAGGGCAGGTGCAATACCACTTATGGAAGGACCACTAATACTCGAAGAAATTGGCATTGTTGGAGTGCCAGGTTGGTACGATTACTCGCTTGCCCCAGGGTACCTTAATATGACTAAGGATGAATATGAAATAAAGGCCTTTGGATTCCGACGATTAGAGGATGCAGATTATATAAAATCCTCCCTATCAGATGAGGAACTCGTAAGATGGAACCTAAACCTCCTCGAGAAGTTTATCTCTGAAATCAGGGAAAGTGTTAATGACGTAATTTTGGCTCTACACTTTGCACCATTTAAGGATAGCCTTAAATATACTGGAAACCCTGAAATAGATTACTTCTCCGCTTATATGGGTTCCCAAAGATTCGGGGAGTTCGCACTTAGGCACAACATAGGATTAATTGTGCACGGCCATACTCACCGAAGTATTGAGTATTATATAGGCAAGACGAAAGTAGTTAGCGTTGGACTTAGAGAAACAGAACTTATAAGCCTTTAA